In Microbacterium enclense, the DNA window ATCGCCCTGCTCGCCGTGTCGGCGTACCTGCTGTGCGGGTTCCTCTACTTCTTCGAGGCTCTGCCGCACATGCTGCGCTACCGCATCTCGGATCGCATCGGCGAGGGTCATGCATCGCTCCTGCTCATCCGCGGCGAGTTCGACAGGCCCTCACCCCGCCGCCTGCATTCGCGGCTGGTCGCCCGCGCGCGAGCGGCGCGGAGATGGGAGATCGAGGGCGCCGCACACTGCGTCGTCAACAGCCACGCGGTCGGCGTCGCCCGCCTCACCCTGCGCCACGTGCGCGACGAGCTCGCCGCGAAGGGTCGGATGACGGCGTCCGAGGCCGCCGTCCCCCCGGCGCGCCACGCGGATCTGCGCATGGTGATCGGGGCGGTGGCGAATCGCGCGGCGGAATGGATCAGCGCCCTGCGTCAGGACGAGACGGGCGTCGAGCGCGCCAAGGCCCGCCACACGCGCGTGCTCTGGGAGGCGTACCGCCGCGGGTGAGGTACCGCGCACAGATCCGCTCGGCAACCCCCGCGACCGAATCCGGATCGGCGCCGACCATGGAAACGTGTCGATCCACCCCCGCCTGACCCGCTCATGAGGCTTCCCCCCTCGCTGGACCCGCGGCGGTGGTGGCGCGACGCCGTCACGGCCGACCGCCTGCTGCTCGCGGCCAAGACCGCGGCCGCGGCCGCCCTCGCCTGGTACCTCGCACCGTTCGTGCCGTTCGCGCAGAGCGAGTACTCGTACTACGCGCCGCTCGGCGTGTTGGTCAGCATGTACCCCACGGTCGCGCGCTCCGCGTCGAGCGGGGTGCAGGCCGTCGTCGGGCTCGCTCTCGGCATCGCTCTCGGTCTCGGCAGTCTCGCGGTGGTCGGGTCGGGTGTTCCGCGGATCGTCGCGGTCGCCGTCGTCATCCTCATCGGGGTGCTGCTCGCCGGTGTGCGTGCGCTCGGCGTCGGGCGCGACTGGGTGGCGATCGCGGGCCTGTTCGTCCTCCTGCTCGGCGGCGCCGACCCCGACGGATACTCGTCGTCGTACCTGTTCACCATGGCGTTCGGGGTACTGGTCGGGGTCGTGGTGAACCTCATCGTCGTCCCTCCCCTGCGAGTCGAGCGTGCAGACGACCGGCTCTCCCAGCTGCGCGACGACCTCGGCGCGGCCCTGCATCGCATCGCGGACTCCCTCGCCGGCCACGACTTCGACCCCGAGGCGGCCGACGCGGCGGCAGCGGGGCTGATGCGCACTCTCGCCGAGGTCCGCGACGAGGTCGAGCTCGCCGACGAGAGCCGGCGCTACAACCCCCGTGGTCGACGCCTGCAGGCGCCCCGCGACCTGAACCGCCGTCGTCTGGACGCTCTGACCGGGACCGCCGACGCCACGCGCGAACTGTCCGCGGCGCTGTCGCGCCTCACCGCGGGCACGTACGCGGACGCCCATCTCCCCGACGACACCCGACGCGCGCTCGCGCGGGCCATCGACACCGTGTCGCACCTGGTGACGACGCCGCCCGAGCCCGAGGCCACCACCACGCAACTGCGCGAAGCCGAGCAGGCACTCGTCGGGTACACCGACCGCTTGCGTTCCCTCGAGGCGCACGAAGAGCCGCTCGACGCGTGGGAGGCGGCGGTGAGCCTACGCCGGGTGATCGGCGCGTGCGGACCGTTCGCCGATCCGGATGCGGAGACGGCGACGCGCTGAGGGTCTCGCGTGACGGCAGTCGTGGCGCGGGCACCGCGTGATCGGCGGAGGACGAGGGACGAGGGGAGGATGCCGGGAGCCCCACGGTCCTCCGCCGCCCCCTCATCCTCCGCTCACCAGGCTCGGGGGTGCGGCCGGAGGCGAGGACATCACGACGCCGGGCTCACGGAATCGAGCGCGCGCTCGAGTGGTGCCGCGGTCGCGACGCGCGCCGCCGCCGGAACCGCCGCGAGGAAGCCGCCGACGAACGTGTCGCCGAGGCCGATGGTCGTGGGGCGCGCGGTGTCGACGACATGAGCGGGCACCCCTGTCGCGCCGAGCTCCGTCTCCGCCGCCGCGACCACGGCCGCCCCACCCGCGTGCCGGGGAAGCCGCGCCGTGTCGTCGAGGTCGGCGGCGGTGCACGCGTCGCCGAGGCGGTAGCGGGTCGCGGCCGTGCGTACCGCGCTCTCGAGCGCGACGCGGTGAGCAGCGGCACCGGGGCCGACCGCGATCGCCCAGTACGTGGTGTGCACGACGAGGGCCCGCGCGGGAATCACCGCGTGGACGTCCGCCAGCGCCCGCACGATCTCGTCGGGTGAGAGCAGGTCGATAGTGCGCCCGAGGTACTCCTGCAGTTCGTCCTCGTTCATCCCGTACACGTCGATGCGGTCGAGCAGCCGCTCCCGCACCAGAGCCGACAGGGCGCGCTGATAGAAGCCCGCGTCCTCGTAGTAGACGAGAGCCGTCGCCGGCAGACGCTCCATGGCGGCGACGAGATCGTCGAGACGCCGCGCGAGGAGGTCGGCATCCTGCATCGTGTTGAACCCCGACACCAAGAACGCCGATGCCCCGGCGAGGGCGTCGCCCAGGTCGGCGGCGATCGCCATCTCGCGGTTGGGGGCGTCGTTGGCGAAGATGAGCCGATTGGATGCCGGAGCGGTCACCGCGGCGTCGACGAGCCGAACGGTCGTGCCCTCGGGGTACTGCACGATGAGGTGCGGATCGAGCGTGTCGTGCGTCGCCGACGACACGACCCGCATCGACCGCGGCAGCAGGCGGCGCACGTTGTCATCGATGCTGACGAGGTGCTGCACGGTCGGCACACCGATGCGATCGAGAGCGATACCCGCTCGCACGCCGGTTCCCCCGAGGGTGATCTCGACGTCGAAGTGCGCCGCGAAGCGCTCGACGATCTCCGACGACAGGACGAAGCGCTCGCCTCCCCCGCCCGTGGCGAGGAAGGCGAGCACCGTGAGGACGAGCGCGCGCTCGTCGATGATCGGCGTCGTGGTGGTCAGCTCATCGAAGCGGATGCCGTATTCCGCGGCCAGGGCAGAGAGCACCTCGGCATCCCACCGGATCTCGTAGTCGACGGTTCCGCCGAGCCCGAGGACGAGGTCTTCCGCCATGACGTCGGTCTCCGTCCGCTCAGTAGAGGTCGGCCTTGCCGGCGGCGCCGAACAGGTCGATCTTCTCGGCCGCGGTGACCTTCATCGCGGCGATCGGCTCGGGCTGGATCGCGTTGGGCTCGCGCAGGCGCCGGTCGGTGCCGAGCACCTCGCGCATACGGTCGTGGTAGGCCACCTTGATGTCGCTGGAGATGTTGATCTTGTTGATGCCGAGCGACACGGCGCGGGCGAGCTCGGCATCCGGGTTGCTCGATCCGCCGTGCAGCACGAGCGGGATGCCGACGGCGGCTTTGATCTGCTCGAGCAGGTCGTGGCGCAGCTCGGGGTTCTTGTCCGAGGGGTACAGCCCGTGCGAAGTGCCGATGGCGATCGCGAGGCTGTCCACGCCGGTCTGCTCGACGAAGCGCACCGCGTCGTCGACGTTGGTGTAGATGATCTCCGCGGCGCCCGATTCGCCGTAGCTGTCGTTCGCGCCGATCGTGCCGAGCTCACCCTCGACCTGCACGCCGACGGCGTGCGCGGCCTCGACCACCTTGCGGGTCAGGGCGACGTTCTGCTCGAAAGGCTCGAGCGAGGCGTCGATCATGACCGAGGTGAAACCGGCCTGGATGGCCTGGACGATCTGCTCGTACGTTCCGCCGTGGTCCCAGTGGATCGCGACGGGCACGCTCGAGCGGTGCGCGCGGGCGTGCATCGCGGGGATCAGATCGGTGGTGATGTGCGAGACCTCGTCGGGGTGGATGGCGATGATGACCGGAGCGGACTTCTCTTCGCTGATGTCCATGATCCCGGTGAACATCGCCCAGTCGCTGATGTTGAAGGCCGGGATGGCGAAGCTGTGGGAGTTCGCCACGTCGAGGATGGACTTGCCGGTGTAGAGCACGGAGATTCTCCTTGTTGGGTGGGGTCGGGTGGCTTAGCTCTTCACCGAGCCGGCCGTCAGGCCGCTGATGAAGAAGCGCTGGAAGAAGAGGAAGAGCACCAGCACGGGGATCGAGCCGAGGATGCTCATCGCCATGATCTGGTTCCACTCGTAGGAGTGCTGGCCCATGAGCAGCTGGATGCCGATCGGCACGGTGCGCATGTCGATGGTGCGCGTCAGCGTCAGCGCGAAGAGGAACTCGTTCCACGCGATCATGAACGTGTAGATGCCCACCGACACGATCCCGGGGAGGGAGATGGGCACGAGCACGCGCCACAGCGCGGTGAAGGAGCCGGCGCCGTCGACGCGGACGGCCTCGTCGAGCTCTTTCGGCAGGGTGTTGAAGTACCCGGTCATCATGATGATCGCGTAGGGCAGCGTGAACACCATGTAGGTGAAGATCAGGCCCGGGTAGGTGTTGTAGAGCCCGAGCCCGACCATGAGTCCGAAGTACGGGATCAGCAGCGTGATCGGCGGTACCGCCTGGACGCTGACGATGATGACGTTGACGACGCGCTTGCCGCGGAACTCGAAGCGGCTGAACGCGTACGCCGCCTGGATGGCGATGAGCAGCGTGAGGATGGTCACCGCACCCGCCACGACGTAGCTGTTGATGAAGAAGCGCACCGTCTCGGGGTTGGTGAAGATCGCGACGTACGCGTCGAACGAGAAGGTGTCGGTGATCAGGCGCGGCGGCAGCTCGAAGATCTGCGTGTTCGACTTGAACGAGCTCGACAGCATCCACAGCACGGGGCCGGCGGCGAAGACCGCGCCGATCAGGAGGCCGATGAGCACGCCGGCCTGGGCGAGGCGGCGACGCGTGACGGTACGGGTGACACGCGGGCGGGCGGGAGTGGTCAGGGCCATGTCAGTCCCTCGCCTTCTGATGGCGGACGTAGAGCACCGCGATGATCATCGACATCGCCAGCACCAGCACCGCCGAGGTGGATGCCATCGAGAAGTCGTAGGTCGCGAACGCGAGCTTGTAGGTGAAGGTGCTGAGCATCTCGGTGACGTCGATCGGACCGCCGCCGGTGGTCAGCCAGATGAGCGCGAACTGCTGCGAGGTCCAGATCAGGTCGAGCAGCACGAGGCTGACGATGATCGGACGCAGCTGTGGGATGGTGACGTTCCAGAAGCGCTGCACGGGGCTGGCGCCGTCGACGGTCGCCGCCTCGTAGAGATCGCTCGGGATGCCCTGGAGCCCGGCGAGCAGGCTGACCATGAAGAAGGGGTAGCCGGCCCAGATGTTGATGAAGGTGACGGTGCCCAGGGCCAGCTGCGGCGACGCGAGCCACTCGATGTTCGTGTTCAAGAGGAAGTTCACGATGCCGTTGGGGGCGAGGAGCATGCGCCACAGCACCGCGATGACGGCGACGGTGAACAGCCACGGCAGCACGTAGAGGCCGCGGAAGATCGCGCGCGGCACGGCGCCGATGAGTCGGCTGTTCAGCAGCATCGCGAA includes these proteins:
- a CDS encoding alpha/beta fold hydrolase, whose translation is MTKDPPPADVHVETYRRGAARTRVTRVSTEADSSRAFVLIAGIGVASTYFEFLAPLLAAEGEVYALDLPGFGGVPASGEQPTAAFFAEQVMGVLEHYGLEDPVLIGHSMGTQVVTEVLARRPDLSHAVLVSPVVDEAEAGAVVQGVRFVQSTVRESVHIALLAVSAYLLCGFLYFFEALPHMLRYRISDRIGEGHASLLLIRGEFDRPSPRRLHSRLVARARAARRWEIEGAAHCVVNSHAVGVARLTLRHVRDELAAKGRMTASEAAVPPARHADLRMVIGAVANRAAEWISALRQDETGVERAKARHTRVLWEAYRRG
- a CDS encoding FUSC family protein produces the protein MRLPPSLDPRRWWRDAVTADRLLLAAKTAAAAALAWYLAPFVPFAQSEYSYYAPLGVLVSMYPTVARSASSGVQAVVGLALGIALGLGSLAVVGSGVPRIVAVAVVILIGVLLAGVRALGVGRDWVAIAGLFVLLLGGADPDGYSSSYLFTMAFGVLVGVVVNLIVVPPLRVERADDRLSQLRDDLGAALHRIADSLAGHDFDPEAADAAAAGLMRTLAEVRDEVELADESRRYNPRGRRLQAPRDLNRRRLDALTGTADATRELSAALSRLTAGTYADAHLPDDTRRALARAIDTVSHLVTTPPEPEATTTQLREAEQALVGYTDRLRSLEAHEEPLDAWEAAVSLRRVIGACGPFADPDAETATR
- a CDS encoding ADP-dependent glucokinase/phosphofructokinase, yielding MAEDLVLGLGGTVDYEIRWDAEVLSALAAEYGIRFDELTTTTPIIDERALVLTVLAFLATGGGGERFVLSSEIVERFAAHFDVEITLGGTGVRAGIALDRIGVPTVQHLVSIDDNVRRLLPRSMRVVSSATHDTLDPHLIVQYPEGTTVRLVDAAVTAPASNRLIFANDAPNREMAIAADLGDALAGASAFLVSGFNTMQDADLLARRLDDLVAAMERLPATALVYYEDAGFYQRALSALVRERLLDRIDVYGMNEDELQEYLGRTIDLLSPDEIVRALADVHAVIPARALVVHTTYWAIAVGPGAAAHRVALESAVRTAATRYRLGDACTAADLDDTARLPRHAGGAAVVAAAETELGATGVPAHVVDTARPTTIGLGDTFVGGFLAAVPAAARVATAAPLERALDSVSPAS
- a CDS encoding ketose-bisphosphate aldolase, translated to MLYTGKSILDVANSHSFAIPAFNISDWAMFTGIMDISEEKSAPVIIAIHPDEVSHITTDLIPAMHARAHRSSVPVAIHWDHGGTYEQIVQAIQAGFTSVMIDASLEPFEQNVALTRKVVEAAHAVGVQVEGELGTIGANDSYGESGAAEIIYTNVDDAVRFVEQTGVDSLAIAIGTSHGLYPSDKNPELRHDLLEQIKAAVGIPLVLHGGSSNPDAELARAVSLGINKINISSDIKVAYHDRMREVLGTDRRLREPNAIQPEPIAAMKVTAAEKIDLFGAAGKADLY
- a CDS encoding carbohydrate ABC transporter permease; amino-acid sequence: MALTTPARPRVTRTVTRRRLAQAGVLIGLLIGAVFAAGPVLWMLSSSFKSNTQIFELPPRLITDTFSFDAYVAIFTNPETVRFFINSYVVAGAVTILTLLIAIQAAYAFSRFEFRGKRVVNVIIVSVQAVPPITLLIPYFGLMVGLGLYNTYPGLIFTYMVFTLPYAIIMMTGYFNTLPKELDEAVRVDGAGSFTALWRVLVPISLPGIVSVGIYTFMIAWNEFLFALTLTRTIDMRTVPIGIQLLMGQHSYEWNQIMAMSILGSIPVLVLFLFFQRFFISGLTAGSVKS
- a CDS encoding sugar ABC transporter permease, producing the protein MTMRTLTPPDTEVIVTGRPASRRTRQLRKAGEAYVFLSPTLILLFVLMIVPIVMVIGYSFQDNVILNKSPEIVGVDNYVAILTDPGFWKATGNTLFFTVTSVAAHLVLGLSFAMLLNSRLIGAVPRAIFRGLYVLPWLFTVAVIAVLWRMLLAPNGIVNFLLNTNIEWLASPQLALGTVTFINIWAGYPFFMVSLLAGLQGIPSDLYEAATVDGASPVQRFWNVTIPQLRPIIVSLVLLDLIWTSQQFALIWLTTGGGPIDVTEMLSTFTYKLAFATYDFSMASTSAVLVLAMSMIIAVLYVRHQKARD